The following are from one region of the Coccinella septempunctata chromosome 7, icCocSept1.1, whole genome shotgun sequence genome:
- the LOC123317670 gene encoding uncharacterized protein LOC123317670, whose product MKKIETLETNIIKNVNKNLQDNAVKVQNPTSRSSHREKNKSSVTSELPTKWTDSCENSLEPNLKDSSADFAEVNIAVASDLDAVADNNPSECNNPSECPVAGEETENMNKWSTVLGRRERNVRKNKKPVIYGTKSSSDTKINGAKRRRWIYVGRIRETLKNDDLCAVCITEHWKTKERISNFGIDGFILASAFRRD is encoded by the exons atgaaaaaaattgaaaccctAGAGACaaacataataaaaaatgtCAACAAGAATCTACAAGATAATGCGGTTAAAGTTCAAAATCCCACTTCTCGGAGTAGTCACAGAGAAAAGAACAAGTCAAGTGTGACATCAGAACTACCCACAAAATGGACTGACAGTTGTGAAAATAGTCTTGAACCTAACCTCAAagattcttctgcagatttcgCTGAAGTAAACATCGCTGTCGCTTCTGACTTAGACGCAGTTGCAGATAATAACCCTTCTGAATGTAATAACCCTTCTGAATGCCCTGTTGCCGGTGAGGAAACTGAAAACATGAATAAGTGGAGCACAGTACTAGGAAGAAGAGAAAGGAACGTTAGGAAAAATAAGAAGCCAGTTATTTACGGCACTAAATCGTCATCAGATACGAAAATAAACGGAGCAAAGAGAAGGCGTTGGATTTATGTTGGAAGGATCAGGG AAACTCTGAAGAATGATGATCTCTGTGCTGTATGCATTACTGAACACTGGAAGACAAAGGAGCGAATTTCTAATTTTGGTATTGATGGTTTTATTTTGGCTAGTGCTTTTCGTCGGGATTAA